In the genome of Fusobacterium necrogenes, one region contains:
- the der gene encoding ribosome biogenesis GTPase Der, with translation MKPIVAIVGRPNVGKSTLFNNLVGDRVAIVDDMPGVTRDRLYRETEWNGTEFVVVDTGGLEPRNNDFMMTKIKQQAEVAMNEADVILFVVDGKCGVNPLDEEIAYILRKKNKPIILCVNKIDNFLEQQDDVYDFWALGFEHLIPISGGHKVNLGDMLDMVTDMIKKIDIPEEEEDVLKLAIIGKPNAGKSSLVNRLAGEERTIVSDIAGTTRDAIDTIIEFDEKKYMIIDTAGIRRKSKIEESLEYYSVLRAIKTIKRADVCLLMLDGKEGLSEQDKRIAGIAAEELKPIIVVVNKWDLVDKQSNTMEKMREKLYAELPFLSYAPIEFVSALTGQRTTKLLEIADQIFEEYNKRISTGILNTVLKEAILMNNPPTRKGRVVKINYATQVSVAPPRFVLFCNYPELVHFSYARYIENKFREAFGFDGSPILISFEKKTGEN, from the coding sequence ATGAAACCTATTGTTGCAATAGTTGGAAGACCAAATGTGGGTAAGTCAACCTTATTTAATAACCTAGTAGGAGATAGAGTGGCTATCGTTGATGATATGCCAGGAGTTACAAGAGATAGACTTTATAGAGAAACAGAATGGAATGGTACAGAGTTTGTGGTAGTGGATACTGGAGGGCTTGAACCGAGAAATAACGACTTTATGATGACAAAAATTAAACAACAAGCAGAAGTTGCTATGAATGAAGCTGATGTGATTTTATTTGTTGTTGATGGTAAGTGTGGAGTAAACCCATTAGATGAAGAAATAGCTTATATCTTAAGAAAGAAAAATAAACCAATCATTCTATGTGTAAATAAGATAGATAACTTCTTAGAGCAACAAGATGATGTATATGATTTCTGGGCATTAGGGTTTGAACATCTTATACCAATCTCTGGAGGACATAAGGTAAACCTTGGGGATATGTTGGATATGGTTACAGATATGATTAAAAAAATAGATATTCCTGAAGAGGAAGAAGATGTCTTAAAACTTGCTATTATAGGAAAACCTAATGCTGGAAAATCTTCTCTCGTAAATAGACTAGCTGGAGAAGAAAGAACTATAGTAAGTGACATAGCTGGAACTACTAGAGATGCTATTGATACTATCATTGAATTTGATGAAAAAAAATATATGATAATAGATACTGCTGGTATTAGAAGGAAATCCAAAATAGAGGAAAGCTTAGAATACTACTCTGTTCTTAGAGCTATCAAAACTATAAAAAGAGCAGATGTATGCTTACTTATGTTAGATGGAAAAGAGGGACTAAGTGAGCAAGATAAAAGAATAGCTGGAATAGCTGCTGAAGAGTTAAAACCTATAATTGTAGTAGTTAATAAATGGGATTTAGTAGATAAACAATCTAACACTATGGAGAAGATGAGAGAAAAACTTTATGCAGAGTTACCATTCCTATCTTATGCTCCAATAGAGTTTGTATCAGCTTTAACAGGACAAAGAACAACAAAACTTCTAGAAATAGCTGATCAAATATTTGAAGAATATAATAAAAGAATATCTACTGGTATTTTAAACACAGTACTTAAAGAAGCTATACTTATGAATAATCCACCTACAAGAAAAGGTAGAGTTGTAAAAATTAATTACGCTACACAAGTATCTGTTGCACCTCCAAGATTTGTTTTATTCTGTAATTATCCAGAGTTAGTTCATTTTTCATATGCTAGATATATTGAAAATAAATTTAGGGAAGCTTTTGGTTTTGATGGTTCTCCTATCCTAATTAGTTTCGAAAAGAAAACTGGAGAGAATTAG
- a CDS encoding AAA family ATPase has protein sequence MLKGLPIGVEDFKKIRETNCYYIDKTKLIEDLLIDKTEVKLFCRPRRFGKTLSMSTLRYFFDIKNKEENRKLFDGLYISNSPMMSEQGKYPVIFITMKGIIGRNLEEVIKDIEVKIYELYNRYFFIEERLNPNAREVFNRLARKEGSIAEIKSSLRFLTQFLYEYYNQKVVLLIDEYDSPLLNAVEKGYYTEMKDFLRAFYGDALKTNEYLQMGVLTGIIRVTQAGIFSDLNNIENYTILKKSYSQYFGLLEMEVEQALKYYGIEYKLDEVRAWYDGYNFAGTEVYNPLSILKYIKEKELESYWINTSGNALIMEIIANSDDRVIKDLEKLFEEKELETAVDLELDMGKSLLESDIWSLMLSSGYLTIKEKIDRKNYIIKIPNKEIRTFFKDAFIKMVFRGTRYVNDVKRALLTKDLESFEIAFQNMVLESISFHNTTLNMRKEEGKEVDELAYSEVPYHMFMLGFLTSMQDKFYVTPEQESGLGRADILLEPKNKNGVGYILEIKATRKNSRISNLAKRAHKQIDSKIYETELRKRGVVDIVKIGIAFRGKEVEFHYE, from the coding sequence ATGTTAAAAGGATTACCAATAGGAGTAGAAGATTTTAAAAAAATAAGAGAAACAAACTGTTACTATATAGATAAAACCAAATTGATAGAAGATTTACTAATTGACAAGACAGAGGTAAAGCTCTTTTGTCGTCCAAGAAGATTTGGAAAGACCTTAAGTATGTCTACACTAAGATATTTCTTTGATATAAAAAATAAAGAAGAAAATAGAAAACTCTTTGATGGACTATATATATCTAACTCCCCTATGATGTCAGAACAGGGAAAATATCCAGTAATATTTATAACTATGAAGGGAATTATTGGAAGAAATTTAGAAGAGGTAATAAAAGATATAGAAGTAAAAATCTATGAACTATACAATAGATATTTTTTTATAGAAGAGAGATTAAATCCAAATGCTAGAGAGGTTTTTAATAGATTAGCAAGAAAAGAAGGAAGTATTGCTGAGATAAAAAGCTCTTTGAGATTTTTAACACAATTCTTATATGAGTACTATAACCAAAAAGTAGTTCTTTTAATAGATGAGTATGATTCTCCACTACTTAATGCAGTTGAAAAAGGTTACTATACAGAGATGAAAGATTTTTTGAGAGCTTTCTATGGTGATGCACTAAAAACTAATGAGTACTTACAGATGGGAGTACTAACTGGAATAATTAGAGTAACACAGGCAGGAATATTTTCAGACTTAAATAATATAGAGAACTACACAATATTAAAAAAATCCTACTCTCAATACTTTGGATTACTTGAAATGGAAGTAGAACAAGCGCTTAAATACTATGGAATAGAGTACAAACTAGATGAGGTAAGAGCTTGGTATGATGGATATAACTTTGCAGGAACAGAGGTATATAATCCACTAAGTATCTTAAAATATATCAAAGAAAAAGAACTAGAATCATACTGGATAAATACCTCTGGAAATGCGCTAATTATGGAGATAATAGCCAATAGTGATGATAGAGTAATCAAGGATTTAGAAAAACTCTTTGAAGAGAAAGAGTTAGAGACAGCAGTGGACTTAGAGCTAGATATGGGAAAAAGTTTGTTAGAGAGTGATATATGGAGCTTGATGCTCTCATCTGGATATCTGACAATAAAAGAGAAGATAGATAGAAAAAATTACATAATCAAAATACCTAATAAAGAGATAAGAACATTCTTTAAAGATGCTTTTATCAAGATGGTATTTAGAGGAACAAGATATGTAAATGATGTAAAAAGGGCACTACTAACTAAAGATTTAGAATCCTTTGAGATAGCTTTTCAAAATATGGTGCTAGAGAGCATAAGTTTTCATAATACTACTTTGAATATGAGAAAAGAGGAAGGTAAAGAAGTAGATGAGCTAGCCTACTCAGAGGTACCATACCATATGTTTATGTTGGGCTTTTTGACATCTATGCAGGATAAATTCTATGTAACTCCAGAACAAGAAAGTGGCTTAGGTAGAGCAGATATCTTACTAGAACCAAAGAATAAAAATGGAGTGGGATATATATTAGAGATAAAGGCAACTAGAAAAAATAGCAGAATAAGTAACTTGGCTAAGAGAGCGCACAAACAAATAGATAGTAAAATATATGAGACAGAGCTAAGAAAAAGAGGAGTAGTAGACATAGTAAAAATTGGAATAGCCTTTAGAGGAAAAGAGGTAGAGTTTCACTATGAATAG
- a CDS encoding AAA family ATPase, giving the protein MLKGLPIGVEDFKKIRETNCYYIDKTKLIEDLLIDKTEVKLFCRPRRFGKTLSMSTLRYFFDIKNKEENRKLFDGLYISNSPMMSEQGKYPVIFISMKGITSSNWSEAIKNISEKIFKLYNQFDGIINSNFNEVESKKFQRLLSQESGQAEMQTALSFLTSLLYKYYNRKVILLIDEYDSPILSAVEKSYYTEMKDFLRAFYGDALKTNEYLQMGVLTGIIRVTQAGIFSDLNNIENYTILKKSYSQYFGLLEAEVEEALRYYGIEYKLDEVRAWYDGYNFVGTEVYNPLSILKYIKEKELESYWINTSGNALIMEIIANSDDRVIKDLEKLFEEKELETTVDLELDMGKSLLESDIWSLMLSSGYLTIKEKIDRKNYIIKIPNKEIRTFFKDAFIKMVFRGTRYVNDVKRALLTKDLESFEIAFQNMVLESISFHNTTLNMRKEEGKEVDELAYSEVPYQMFMLGFLTSMQDKFYVTPEQESGLGRADILLEPKNKNGVEYILEIKATRKNSRISNLAKRAHKQIDSKIYETELRKRGVIDIVKIGIAFRGKEVEFHYE; this is encoded by the coding sequence ATGTTAAAAGGATTACCAATAGGGGTAGAAGATTTTAAAAAAATAAGAGAAACAAACTGTTACTATATAGATAAAACCAAATTGATAGAAGATTTACTAATTGACAAGACAGAGGTAAAGCTCTTTTGTCGTCCAAGAAGATTTGGAAAGACCTTAAGTATGTCTACACTAAGATATTTCTTTGATATAAAAAATAAAGAAGAAAATAGAAAACTCTTTGATGGACTATATATATCCAACTCTCCTATGATGTCTGAGCAAGGAAAATACCCAGTTATATTTATCAGTATGAAAGGAATTACTTCTTCAAATTGGAGTGAGGCTATCAAAAATATTAGTGAAAAGATTTTTAAACTATATAATCAATTTGATGGAATAATTAATTCTAATTTTAATGAGGTGGAGAGTAAAAAGTTTCAAAGATTACTTAGTCAAGAAAGTGGACAAGCTGAAATGCAGACAGCACTATCTTTTTTGACATCGCTTTTGTATAAATATTATAATCGAAAGGTAATTCTTTTAATAGATGAATATGACTCTCCTATTCTTTCAGCTGTTGAAAAAAGTTACTATACAGAGATGAAAGATTTTTTGAGAGCTTTCTATGGTGATGCACTAAAAACTAATGAATACTTACAGATGGGAGTACTAACTGGAATAATTAGAGTAACACAGGCAGGAATATTTTCTGATTTAAATAATATAGAGAACTATACAATATTAAAAAAATCTTACTCTCAATACTTTGGACTATTAGAAGCTGAGGTAGAGGAAGCCTTAAGATACTATGGAATAGAGTACAAGTTAGATGAGGTAAGAGCTTGGTATGATGGGTATAACTTTGTAGGAACAGAAGTCTACAATCCATTGAGTATCTTAAAATATATCAAAGAAAAAGAACTAGAATCATACTGGATAAATACCTCTGGAAATGCGCTAATTATGGAGATAATAGCCAATAGTGATGATAGGGTAATCAAGGATTTAGAAAAACTCTTTGAAGAAAAAGAGTTAGAGACAACAGTGGACTTAGAACTAGATATGGGAAAAAGTCTGTTAGAGAGTGATATATGGAGCTTGATGCTCTCATCTGGATATCTGACAATAAAAGAGAAGATAGATAGAAAAAATTATATAATCAAAATTCCTAATAAAGAGATAAGAACATTCTTTAAAGATGCTTTTATCAAGATGGTATTTAGAGGAACAAGATATGTAAATGATGTAAAGAGGGCACTACTAACTAAAGATTTAGAATCCTTTGAGATAGCTTTTCAAAATATGGTGCTAGAGAGCATAAGTTTTCATAATACTACTTTGAATATGAGAAAAGAGGAAGGTAAAGAAGTAGATGAACTAGCTTATTCAGAGGTACCATACCAAATGTTTATGTTGGGCTTTTTGACATCTATGCAGGATAAATTCTATGTAACTCCAGAACAAGAAAGTGGCTTAGGTAGAGCAGATATCTTACTAGAGCCAAAGAATAAAAATGGAGTGGAATATATATTAGAGATAAAGGCAACTAGAAAAAATAGCAGAATAAGTAACTTGGCTAAGAGAGCTCATAAACAAATAGATAGTAAGATATATGAAACAGAGCTAAGAAAAAGAGGAGTAATAGACATAGTAAAAATTGGAATAGCCTTTAGAGGAAAAGAGGTAGAGTTTCATTACGAATAG
- a CDS encoding flippase, with protein sequence MKINSVKINFLLNTTRMLLGIVFVLLTTPYVTRVLGVENLGKVDYINSVITYFLLFTALGIPNYGLREVARCREDKRKLSKIVFELGIILFITTIIGYVVLLIFLYNTRLLELKNLVLIMSINLIFTNIGFEWFYQGIENQIYITIRYIIVRFICLILLFFLVKNSNDYLKYGFIIVLINSGSNILNFINLRKYISFKEIKYKELEILKHIKPILIIFSASIATSIYLQLDIVMIGNIDKSSVALYNVPNKIIRLILTIVTALGVVMLPRVSNSYQKNDIENYKKYLNYSLNYILMLSLPALTGIVLLSKNIILIMAGEKFLSSIKTMNILAIIIFIVGIAYFLGYQLLYPRGLERYYTYSVAIAAIVNFVFNYIMIPKYLQNGAAIGTVIAESIGVIMMLYFSRSILREINFFSIKRLKYFTAAIMMGIVVYMITLQNFNNIVTIIYSIIVGIIVYFFTLFIMKEEYTQEGIKLLKKKFKKRS encoded by the coding sequence ATGAAAATAAATAGTGTAAAGATAAACTTTCTATTAAATACAACTAGAATGTTATTAGGAATAGTATTTGTCTTATTAACAACACCTTATGTTACGAGAGTATTAGGAGTAGAAAATTTAGGAAAAGTAGATTATATTAATTCTGTAATTACTTATTTTCTTCTTTTTACAGCTTTAGGTATTCCTAATTATGGTCTTAGAGAGGTTGCTAGATGTAGAGAAGATAAAAGGAAACTATCAAAAATAGTCTTTGAGTTAGGAATAATATTATTTATAACAACAATTATTGGATATGTGGTTCTTTTAATATTTTTATATAATACCAGATTACTGGAATTAAAAAATTTAGTTTTGATTATGTCAATAAATTTGATATTTACTAATATAGGGTTTGAATGGTTTTATCAAGGAATTGAAAATCAAATATATATAACTATTAGATATATTATAGTTAGATTTATATGCTTAATTTTATTATTTTTTTTAGTAAAAAATTCAAATGATTATTTAAAGTATGGCTTTATAATAGTATTAATAAATAGTGGTTCAAATATTTTAAACTTTATAAATTTAAGAAAATATATAAGCTTCAAAGAAATAAAATATAAAGAATTAGAGATTCTAAAACATATAAAGCCAATATTAATCATTTTTTCAGCTAGTATCGCAACAAGTATTTATTTACAATTAGATATTGTAATGATAGGAAATATAGATAAGAGTTCAGTAGCTCTATATAATGTGCCTAATAAAATAATAAGGTTGATATTAACTATAGTAACTGCTTTAGGTGTTGTGATGTTACCGAGAGTATCAAACTCTTATCAAAAAAATGATATAGAAAATTATAAAAAATATTTAAACTATTCTTTAAATTATATTTTGATGCTTTCTTTACCAGCTTTAACTGGTATAGTATTACTTTCAAAAAATATAATTTTAATCATGGCAGGAGAAAAATTTTTATCTTCAATAAAAACAATGAATATTTTAGCAATAATAATATTTATAGTTGGAATAGCATATTTTTTAGGATACCAGTTATTATACCCAAGAGGATTAGAGAGATATTATACTTATTCTGTAGCTATAGCGGCAATAGTAAATTTTGTATTTAATTATATAATGATTCCTAAGTATCTTCAAAATGGTGCAGCAATAGGGACTGTTATAGCGGAAAGTATTGGTGTTATTATGATGCTATATTTTTCAAGAAGTATATTAAGAGAAATAAATTTTTTTTCTATAAAAAGGTTAAAATATTTCACAGCAGCTATAATGATGGGAATAGTAGTATATATGATAACACTTCAAAACTTTAATAATATTGTAACAATTATATATTCTATTATAGTAGGAATAATTGTATATTTTTTTACTTTATTTATAATGAAAGAAGAGTATACTCAAGAAGGAATAAAATTATTAAAGAAAAAATTTAAAAAAAGAAGTTAA
- a CDS encoding alanine/glycine:cation symporter family protein: MDSIREIINFVNNLLWGKNILVVMLIGTAIFLSLRTNFMQFRLFGDIIKILNKDEKNKEGISSLEAFFLGTACRVGAGNITGVVAAISVGGPGSIFWMWLVALLGAATSFVESCLAVMYRERITRKEYRGGTPWIIEKRLNKRWLGIIYAIASIICYIGVIQVMSNSITESVNSAYGLNIKHIAIGLTIIVGLIIFSRGKKDSIIIALNKIVPVMAILYLIVVLFVIITNFTSIPGMLIKIIEQAFRPNEMIGGGVGIVIMQGVRRGLFSNEAGSGDSNYAAAVVDIDEPAKQGMVQALGVFVDTLIVCSATAFIILLADSEVLANTSGMTMFQEAIKSHIGWIGIPFTIVVLFFFSLSTILAVTFYGKNAINFITEAKELKYVYHIIVVIMVFIGGIEQNFFVWSLADFGLGIMTVINIICILPIAGEAIAELKKYEKLLKNEK; encoded by the coding sequence ATGGATAGTATAAGAGAAATAATAAATTTTGTGAACAATCTACTATGGGGGAAAAATATCCTGGTAGTTATGTTAATAGGAACGGCTATATTTTTAAGTTTAAGAACTAATTTTATGCAATTTAGATTATTTGGTGATATAATTAAAATCCTAAATAAAGATGAAAAAAATAAAGAAGGAATAAGTTCATTAGAAGCTTTTTTCTTAGGTACAGCATGTAGAGTCGGAGCTGGAAATATAACTGGGGTAGTAGCAGCTATTTCAGTAGGAGGTCCTGGTTCTATATTTTGGATGTGGCTTGTGGCTCTTTTAGGAGCAGCTACTTCTTTTGTTGAATCTTGTCTAGCTGTCATGTATAGAGAAAGGATTACAAGAAAAGAATATAGAGGTGGAACACCATGGATAATAGAAAAAAGATTGAATAAAAGATGGCTTGGAATAATATATGCAATAGCTTCAATTATATGTTATATAGGAGTTATTCAAGTAATGTCTAACTCTATAACTGAATCTGTAAATAGTGCCTACGGTCTAAATATTAAACATATCGCAATTGGACTTACTATAATCGTAGGATTAATAATCTTCAGTAGAGGAAAAAAAGATAGTATAATAATAGCCTTAAATAAAATTGTACCTGTAATGGCTATACTTTATTTAATTGTTGTATTATTTGTTATTATAACTAATTTTACATCTATTCCTGGAATGTTAATAAAAATAATAGAACAAGCTTTTAGACCTAATGAAATGATAGGTGGTGGAGTAGGAATAGTTATAATGCAAGGAGTTAGAAGAGGCCTTTTTTCAAATGAAGCTGGAAGTGGAGATTCAAACTACGCAGCAGCTGTAGTTGATATAGATGAACCAGCTAAGCAAGGTATGGTACAAGCTCTTGGAGTATTTGTTGATACATTAATTGTATGTAGTGCAACAGCGTTCATAATCTTACTTGCTGATTCAGAAGTACTAGCTAATACAAGTGGAATGACTATGTTCCAAGAAGCTATCAAAAGTCACATAGGATGGATAGGAATTCCTTTCACCATAGTTGTACTATTTTTCTTTTCTCTTAGTACAATACTAGCTGTTACCTTCTACGGAAAAAATGCTATCAACTTTATAACAGAAGCTAAAGAATTAAAATATGTATATCATATAATAGTAGTGATAATGGTATTTATCGGTGGAATAGAACAAAATTTTTTCGTATGGTCACTAGCTGATTTTGGATTGGGAATAATGACAGTAATTAATATCATCTGCATTTTACCAATAGCTGGAGAAGCCATTGCTGAATTAAAAAAATATGAAAAATTATTAAAAAATGAAAAATAA
- a CDS encoding dTDP-glucose 4,6-dehydratase, with product MKTYLVTGAAGFIGVNFVKYMLEKYENNIQIIVLDKLTYAGNKDSLKDEIEHNKIDFVKGDIANKELVENIFARYDIDYVVNFAAESHVDRSILGPKVFLETNILGTQNLLEVAKDNWTIGRDENGYPIYKEGKKYIQISTDEVYGSLNRDYVEAKALHLDENVKKVVEGRDKLKTYGDKFFTEETPLDPRSPYSSSKASGDMIVRAYAETYKLPINITRCSNNYGPYQFPEKLIPLIIKNILEGKTLPVYGDGSNVRDWLFVKDHNKAVDMVINNGKLGEIYNIGGFNEEKNINIVKLTIDTIAKIMTEEPEYRKILKTGIENINYNLISYVQDRLGHDARYAIDPTKIAVELGWYPETPFDKGIEKTIRWYLDNQEWVENIK from the coding sequence ATGAAAACATACTTAGTCACAGGAGCAGCCGGATTTATAGGAGTAAACTTCGTAAAGTACATGCTTGAAAAATATGAAAATAACATACAAATAATAGTCTTAGATAAGCTTACTTATGCTGGAAATAAAGATAGTTTAAAAGATGAAATTGAGCATAATAAAATAGATTTTGTCAAAGGAGATATTGCTAACAAAGAACTAGTTGAAAATATCTTTGCAAGGTATGATATAGATTATGTAGTTAACTTTGCAGCTGAATCTCATGTAGATAGGAGTATTCTTGGTCCTAAAGTTTTTTTAGAAACAAATATATTAGGAACACAAAATTTATTAGAAGTAGCAAAAGACAACTGGACTATAGGAAGAGATGAAAATGGATATCCTATATATAAAGAAGGGAAAAAATATATCCAAATTTCAACTGATGAAGTTTATGGCTCTTTAAATAGAGATTATGTAGAAGCTAAAGCTCTACATCTTGATGAAAATGTAAAAAAAGTCGTTGAGGGAAGAGATAAACTAAAAACTTATGGAGATAAGTTCTTTACTGAAGAAACTCCTTTGGATCCAAGATCACCATATTCATCATCAAAGGCTTCAGGTGACATGATAGTAAGGGCCTATGCTGAGACATATAAACTACCTATCAATATTACAAGATGTTCAAACAATTATGGTCCGTACCAATTCCCAGAAAAATTGATTCCGTTAATTATAAAAAATATATTGGAAGGAAAAACTCTTCCAGTTTATGGAGATGGAAGTAATGTGAGAGATTGGCTATTTGTAAAAGATCACAATAAGGCTGTCGATATGGTAATAAATAATGGAAAATTAGGAGAAATTTACAATATTGGGGGATTTAACGAAGAAAAAAATATCAATATAGTAAAATTGACAATAGATACAATAGCTAAAATAATGACAGAAGAACCTGAATATAGAAAAATATTAAAAACAGGTATTGAAAATATCAATTACAATTTAATATCATATGTGCAAGACAGACTTGGACACGACGCAAGATATGCAATAGATCCAACAAAAATAGCAGTGGAGTTAGGTTGGTATCCAGAAACTCCATTTGATAAAGGAATAGAAAAAACAATTAGATGGTATTTAGATAACCAAGAATGGGTAGAAAATATAAAGTAA
- a CDS encoding YgiQ family radical SAM protein — translation MFLPTTMEEVKKLGWGDLDVILISGDTYIDSSYNGSAIIGKWLLKHGFKVGIIAQPDINSDLDIKRLGVPRLYWAISGGCVDSMVANYTATKKKRKQDDFTPGGENIKRPDRAVIAYTNLIKRFFKNYNIPIVISGIESSLRRITHYDYWSNSLRRPIIFDAKADILSYGMGEKSMLALARALKGGREWRNIRGLCYISKDKNESYLELPSYEECVADKFKFIDAFNNFYINCDPITAKGLYQKCGDRYLIQNPPSENFTSDELDEIYSMDFEREVHPYYKKMGNVRALDTIKNSVTTHRGCYGECNFCAIAIHQGRTVVSRSEDSIVEEIKEIASAPKFKGYISDVGGPTANMYQVECTKKLKLGACPDRRCLYPKKCPALKIDHSKQIDLLKKLKKIDKIKKIFIASGIRYDMILDDSKCGQIYLEELVKDHVSGQMKIAPEHTEDKVLSLMGKDGKAPLKEFKNRFYKINEKYGLKQFLTYYLIAAHPGCDEKDMLDLKKFASAELKVNPEQVQIFTPTPSTYSTLMYYTEINPFTGKKMFVEKDNGRKQRQKDIVIPQEKNIKGKSGNKNTGNEKQSSFKQIKKKFNNNREKKIGR, via the coding sequence ATGTTTTTACCTACTACAATGGAAGAGGTAAAAAAATTAGGCTGGGGAGATCTAGATGTAATTTTAATATCAGGTGATACCTATATAGATAGTTCATATAATGGTAGTGCTATCATAGGAAAATGGCTACTAAAACATGGCTTTAAAGTAGGAATAATAGCTCAACCAGATATAAATAGTGATCTTGATATAAAAAGATTGGGAGTACCTAGACTTTACTGGGCAATATCTGGTGGCTGTGTAGACTCTATGGTAGCTAACTATACAGCTACAAAAAAGAAAAGAAAGCAAGATGATTTTACTCCAGGTGGAGAAAATATAAAAAGACCGGATAGAGCTGTAATAGCCTATACAAATTTGATAAAAAGATTTTTTAAAAACTATAATATACCAATAGTAATAAGTGGTATAGAATCAAGCCTTAGAAGAATCACCCACTATGACTATTGGAGTAACTCTCTTAGAAGACCTATAATTTTTGATGCTAAGGCGGATATTTTATCTTATGGTATGGGTGAGAAATCTATGTTAGCACTAGCTAGAGCCTTAAAAGGTGGAAGAGAATGGAGGAATATAAGAGGACTTTGTTATATTTCTAAAGATAAAAACGAAAGCTATCTAGAACTTCCTTCTTATGAAGAGTGTGTGGCTGATAAATTCAAATTTATAGATGCTTTTAATAATTTTTATATAAATTGTGATCCAATAACTGCTAAAGGCTTATATCAAAAATGTGGAGATAGATATCTGATACAAAATCCACCTAGTGAAAACTTTACCTCTGATGAGTTAGATGAGATATACTCTATGGATTTTGAAAGAGAAGTACACCCATATTATAAAAAAATGGGAAATGTAAGAGCACTTGATACAATTAAAAACTCTGTTACTACACATAGAGGCTGTTATGGAGAGTGCAACTTCTGTGCTATAGCTATCCATCAAGGTCGTACTGTAGTATCTAGAAGTGAGGATTCAATTGTAGAAGAAATAAAAGAGATAGCCTCTGCTCCTAAATTTAAAGGATATATATCGGATGTAGGTGGTCCCACTGCTAATATGTATCAAGTTGAATGTACAAAAAAATTAAAACTAGGAGCTTGTCCGGATAGAAGGTGTCTTTATCCTAAGAAATGTCCTGCGTTAAAAATAGATCATAGCAAACAAATAGATCTTTTAAAAAAATTAAAAAAAATAGATAAAATAAAAAAAATATTTATCGCATCCGGAATAAGATATGACATGATTCTAGACGATAGTAAATGTGGACAAATTTACCTTGAAGAATTAGTAAAAGATCATGTATCTGGGCAGATGAAAATAGCTCCTGAACATACAGAAGATAAGGTTTTATCTCTGATGGGAAAAGATGGGAAAGCCCCTCTTAAAGAGTTTAAAAATAGATTTTATAAGATAAATGAAAAATATGGATTAAAACAATTTTTAACTTATTACCTCATAGCTGCTCATCCAGGCTGCGATGAAAAAGATATGCTAGATTTGAAAAAATTTGCTTCTGCAGAGCTAAAAGTTAATCCAGAACAGGTACAAATATTTACACCAACACCTTCTACATATTCGACACTTATGTATTATACAGAGATAAATCCTTTTACTGGAAAAAAGATGTTTGTAGAAAAAGATAATGGAAGAAAGCAGAGACAAAAAGATATTGTTATACCACAAGAAAAAAATATAAAAGGTAAAAGTGGAAATAAAAATACAGGAAATGAAAAACAATCAAGTTTTAAACAAATAAAGAAAAAGTTTAATAATAATAGAGAAAAGAAGATAGGGAGGTAA